The Georgenia sp. TF02-10 genome window below encodes:
- a CDS encoding ABC transporter ATP-binding protein translates to MPVVEIEDLRKSYGGRAVVDGVSLAVERGEIVGILGRNGAGKTTTVECAVGLREPDGGRVRVLGVDPREERARVQQVVGVQLQREFLHPSLTVIELVRMYRSFYRDGLDPDGLLERLGLAEVRGTRYENLSGGQGQRLSIALALVGRPRLAVLDELTTGLDSSARRGMWRLIEEMREDGITVVLVTHFMEEAERLCDRIAVLDAGRLVALDSPEGLIRQVAGADRLSFRVHAPLEPSLLTALPGVEDVTVEAGYVTVIGRGDLVREVAGALLRHEVPATDFRTHSATLDDAFLRLTGHELGEPAPDLERTAR, encoded by the coding sequence ATGCCGGTCGTCGAGATCGAGGACCTGCGCAAGAGCTACGGGGGCCGCGCCGTCGTCGACGGCGTGAGCCTCGCCGTCGAGCGCGGGGAGATCGTCGGGATCCTCGGCCGCAACGGGGCGGGCAAGACGACGACGGTCGAGTGCGCCGTCGGGCTGCGCGAGCCCGACGGCGGGCGGGTGCGCGTCCTCGGCGTCGACCCGCGCGAGGAACGCGCCCGGGTGCAGCAGGTGGTGGGCGTGCAGCTGCAGCGGGAGTTCCTGCACCCGAGCCTCACCGTCATCGAGCTCGTGCGGATGTACCGCTCCTTCTACCGCGACGGACTCGACCCGGACGGCCTCCTCGAGCGCCTCGGCCTGGCCGAGGTACGCGGCACCCGGTACGAGAACCTCTCGGGCGGCCAGGGACAACGGCTGAGCATCGCCCTCGCCCTCGTCGGCCGGCCGCGGCTGGCGGTGCTCGACGAGCTGACGACCGGTCTCGACTCGAGCGCGCGTCGCGGCATGTGGCGACTGATCGAGGAGATGCGCGAGGACGGCATCACGGTCGTCCTCGTCACGCACTTCATGGAGGAGGCCGAGCGTCTCTGCGACCGGATCGCGGTCCTCGACGCCGGGCGGCTCGTCGCGCTCGACAGCCCGGAGGGGCTCATCCGGCAGGTCGCAGGGGCCGACCGCCTGAGCTTCCGTGTTCACGCACCGCTCGAGCCGTCCCTGCTCACCGCCCTGCCCGGGGTCGAGGACGTGACGGTCGAGGCCGGGTACGTGACCGTCATCGGTCGCGGCGACCTCGTCCGGGAGGTGGCCGGAGCGCTCCTGCGCCACGAGGTGCCCGCGACCGACTTCCGCACGCACAGCGCCACGCTCGACGACGCCTTCCTCCGGCTCACCGGGCACGAGCTCGGCGAGCCGGCACCCGACCTCGAGAGGACTGCACGATGA
- a CDS encoding sensor histidine kinase, producing MAGSSRVQIWAGASMLVLCVLIGVVEGSGVLAVGSWTYFVPWLVVFVGYLAALVVASVRRTPATPRGRLLLIAAPVLLSNAIVLLSPSRGGLSLILLVLSAAIASLHLELRGITGVVLWNSAVVLAAGAALGPLVERPNPPVEMLLVTFLYALLQAASAAMMWSQRRVEEALRELGVAHVELRSTSALLAESSQAQERLRISRELHDLLGHQLTVLSVELEVATHRVEGLGREHVLRARGLAKDLLADVRSVVGTERRRSFDLAGALAQVTEEIPHPRVHLDVEPGLGADDDHAAAVVRAVQEIATNTIRHSEAENLWITLAEVDGALRLEARDDGWGVASVVPGNGLNGLRERAAALGGRVELDGSDGFRVRVELPVRAGAPA from the coding sequence ATGGCAGGCAGCAGCCGGGTCCAGATCTGGGCCGGTGCGAGCATGCTCGTCCTCTGCGTGCTCATCGGCGTGGTGGAGGGCAGCGGCGTCCTCGCAGTCGGGTCGTGGACGTACTTCGTGCCGTGGCTCGTCGTGTTCGTGGGCTACCTCGCCGCCCTGGTGGTGGCGAGCGTCCGCCGGACCCCGGCGACGCCGCGCGGCCGGCTGCTGCTCATAGCCGCCCCGGTGCTGCTGAGCAACGCGATCGTGCTGCTCTCCCCCAGCCGCGGAGGCCTGAGCCTCATCCTGCTCGTCCTGTCAGCGGCCATCGCCAGCCTGCACCTGGAGCTTCGCGGGATCACCGGGGTCGTGCTGTGGAACTCCGCAGTCGTGCTCGCCGCCGGCGCCGCGCTCGGTCCGCTGGTCGAGCGGCCGAACCCGCCCGTCGAGATGCTCCTCGTGACGTTCCTCTACGCCCTGCTCCAGGCCGCGAGCGCCGCGATGATGTGGAGCCAGCGTCGGGTCGAGGAGGCCCTGCGGGAGCTGGGCGTCGCGCACGTCGAGCTGCGCAGCACGAGCGCGCTGCTCGCCGAGTCGAGCCAGGCCCAGGAGCGGCTGCGGATCTCCCGCGAGCTGCACGACCTCCTCGGTCACCAGCTCACCGTCCTGTCGGTGGAGCTCGAGGTGGCGACCCACCGCGTCGAGGGACTGGGCCGGGAGCACGTGCTCCGCGCCCGTGGACTCGCCAAGGACCTGCTCGCCGACGTGCGCTCCGTCGTGGGCACCGAGCGGCGGCGCAGCTTCGACCTGGCCGGCGCGCTCGCCCAGGTCACCGAGGAGATCCCGCACCCACGGGTGCACCTCGACGTCGAGCCGGGGCTCGGGGCCGACGACGACCACGCGGCGGCCGTCGTCCGCGCCGTGCAGGAGATCGCCACCAACACCATCCGCCACTCGGAGGCGGAGAACCTGTGGATCACCCTCGCCGAGGTCGACGGAGCCCTACGCCTGGAGGCCCGGGACGACGGCTGGGGCGTCGCGTCCGTCGTCCCCGGCAACGGGCTCAACGGCCTGCGGGAGCGCGCCGCGGCCCTCGGCGGCCGGGTGGAGCTCGACGGTTCGGACGGCTTCCGGGTGCGCGTGGAGCTGCCCGTCCGTGCGGGAGCTCCGGCGTGA
- a CDS encoding TetR/AcrR family transcriptional regulator, whose protein sequence is MAQQRAPGRPRSQRARRAVLAATAALLREVGYDRLAIDAIAARAGVSRQTIYRWWPSRADIVAETVRDRAEGLVAAPPVGTGDLHGELRTWLAQVVRQLQDEDAVALVRALVAAAAADPVDAERLHAGLTGPAHDGVLARLQEGVARGQVRPDADLAAVVDALFGSVLYLALIGEPVTPDRADRILDLLLDGIRPPSAGPPGERESGPPAESGPGRPGEKGSGP, encoded by the coding sequence ATGGCGCAGCAGCGTGCACCGGGCAGACCCAGGAGCCAGCGAGCGCGACGGGCGGTGCTGGCCGCCACCGCGGCCCTGCTCCGCGAGGTCGGCTACGACCGGCTCGCCATCGACGCCATCGCCGCCCGGGCGGGCGTGTCGCGGCAGACGATCTACCGGTGGTGGCCGTCCCGGGCGGACATCGTGGCCGAGACGGTCCGCGACCGGGCCGAGGGGCTGGTGGCGGCGCCGCCGGTGGGCACCGGCGACCTCCACGGTGAGCTGCGCACCTGGCTGGCGCAGGTCGTCCGCCAGCTTCAGGACGAGGACGCCGTCGCCCTCGTCCGCGCGCTGGTCGCGGCCGCCGCCGCCGACCCCGTCGACGCCGAGCGGCTGCACGCGGGCCTGACCGGCCCCGCGCACGACGGCGTCCTGGCCCGGCTGCAGGAGGGGGTCGCCCGGGGTCAGGTCCGCCCGGACGCCGACCTCGCCGCGGTGGTGGACGCCCTGTTCGGCTCCGTCCTGTACCTCGCGCTGATCGGCGAGCCGGTGACGCCCGACCGGGCAGACCGGATCCTCGACCTGCTCCTCGACGGCATCCGGCCGCCGTCGGCCGGCCCGCCGGGGGAGCGGGAGTCCGGTCCGCCGGCGGAGAGTGGCCCAGGTCGGCCCGGGGAGAAGGGCTCCGGCCCGTAG
- a CDS encoding response regulator transcription factor, whose amino-acid sequence MIRVVIADDQTLMRQGLESLLAISKEVAVAGHAADGDEALAQVAALDPDVLLLDLRMPGRDGIATLEALRERGSEVPVLVLTTFDDDELVLRALRAGARGYLLKDVALDELVGAIRTLAAGGTLVQPALTERLLRTIGSRPQPDDFTHLPTPEPLTPRETQILRLLASGFTNREIADALFLAEGTVKNHISTVLAKLGVRDRTRAVLRALHLGLLPASSS is encoded by the coding sequence GTGATCCGCGTCGTCATCGCCGACGACCAGACCCTCATGCGGCAGGGGCTGGAGAGCCTGCTCGCCATCAGCAAGGAGGTCGCCGTCGCCGGGCACGCCGCCGACGGCGACGAGGCACTGGCCCAGGTGGCCGCGCTGGACCCCGACGTCCTGCTCCTCGACCTCCGCATGCCCGGCCGCGACGGCATCGCCACGCTCGAGGCCCTGCGCGAGCGCGGCAGCGAGGTGCCGGTCCTCGTCCTCACCACCTTCGACGACGACGAGCTCGTCCTGCGTGCCCTGCGCGCCGGGGCGCGCGGCTACCTCCTCAAGGACGTCGCGCTGGACGAGCTCGTCGGCGCGATCCGCACGCTCGCCGCCGGCGGAACGCTCGTCCAGCCGGCGCTCACCGAGCGGCTGCTGCGCACCATCGGGTCCCGTCCGCAGCCCGACGACTTCACCCACCTGCCCACCCCTGAGCCGCTCACGCCGCGGGAGACCCAGATCCTCAGGCTGCTGGCCAGCGGATTCACCAACCGGGAGATCGCCGATGCGCTGTTCCTCGCCGAGGGCACGGTGAAGAACCACATCTCCACCGTCCTGGCGAAGCTCGGCGTCAGGGACCGCACCCGCGCGGTGCTGCGCGCGCTCCACCTCGGGCTGCTGCCGGCGTCGTCGTCGTGA
- a CDS encoding ABC transporter permease: MTTTLPPAHRVPAAAWGHLLRAEALMVTRDTSGLIIPIGLPALLLVMNGLTQDGDQVLPGGSTVMNAIIMPLTVAMVIALVGVVNMPSFLATYRKYGILRRLAVTPARPAMILAAQMLVSLAQVLLGVGLMLVVGATFFGVTLPVSPGWALLVGGLTVAAMYGIGTLVAALAPTVNAALALGLVAFFLMLALGGGFGPMAALPEVLQTVGETLPYGAGNSALSAAWTGEQPQTAHLVTLGAWAAVTGALAARFFRWV, encoded by the coding sequence ATGACGACGACGCTGCCGCCCGCGCACCGCGTCCCGGCGGCCGCCTGGGGCCACCTCCTGCGCGCCGAGGCGCTGATGGTCACTCGCGACACCTCCGGGCTCATCATCCCGATCGGCCTGCCTGCCCTGCTCCTCGTGATGAACGGCCTCACCCAGGACGGGGACCAGGTGCTGCCCGGGGGGTCGACCGTGATGAACGCGATCATCATGCCCCTGACCGTCGCGATGGTCATCGCCCTCGTCGGCGTGGTGAACATGCCCTCCTTCCTCGCGACCTACCGCAAGTACGGCATCCTGCGCCGCCTGGCCGTGACTCCGGCGCGGCCGGCGATGATCCTCGCCGCGCAGATGCTGGTCAGCCTGGCGCAGGTGCTCCTCGGGGTCGGGCTCATGCTGGTGGTCGGGGCGACGTTCTTCGGCGTCACGCTGCCGGTGAGCCCGGGCTGGGCACTGCTCGTCGGCGGGCTGACGGTGGCCGCGATGTACGGGATCGGGACGCTCGTCGCGGCCCTGGCTCCAACGGTCAACGCCGCGCTCGCGCTCGGTCTGGTCGCCTTCTTCCTCATGCTCGCGCTCGGTGGTGGCTTCGGGCCGATGGCCGCCCTCCCGGAGGTGCTCCAGACGGTGGGTGAGACGCTGCCGTACGGTGCGGGGAACTCCGCGCTCTCCGCGGCGTGGACCGGTGAGCAGCCGCAGACCGCACACCTCGTGACGCTCGGCGCCTGGGCCGCGGTGACCGGCGCACTGGCGGCCCGCTTCTTCCGTTGGGTCTGA
- a CDS encoding alpha/beta hydrolase, protein MVTRRLTPDVLDPQLRRTFRFFPNPPVRHGWQRRLTRAALTLLPNPETPPDVRYERVDLGPGTAAHVFTPAGGGNGGALLWLHGGGMLIGAAVQDQARCTSIARELGITVVSADYRLAPEHPFPAPLDDCHTVWRWLVAHAAERGIDPARVAVGGQSAGGGLAAGLVQRLHDEGGPQPAAQWLFCPMLDDRTAANRELDAVRHFVWNNSSNHAGWRAYLGQEPGGDGVAPYAAPARRADLSGLPPAWIGTGDIELFFAEDRDYAQALTAAGVDCTLDVVPGAPHGFESLAASTDLARRYVARSRDWLARQVAPDPGTAGA, encoded by the coding sequence ATGGTGACACGTCGGCTGACGCCGGACGTCCTGGATCCGCAGCTGCGGCGCACGTTCCGGTTCTTCCCCAACCCGCCCGTCCGGCACGGCTGGCAGCGCAGGCTGACCAGGGCGGCGCTGACCCTGCTGCCGAACCCGGAGACCCCGCCGGACGTGCGGTACGAGCGGGTCGACCTCGGCCCCGGGACGGCGGCGCACGTCTTCACCCCCGCCGGGGGCGGGAACGGCGGGGCGCTGCTGTGGCTCCACGGCGGGGGCATGCTGATCGGTGCCGCCGTCCAGGACCAGGCCCGGTGCACCAGCATCGCCCGCGAGCTGGGGATCACCGTGGTCTCCGCGGACTACCGGCTCGCCCCGGAGCATCCCTTCCCCGCCCCGCTGGACGACTGCCACACGGTCTGGCGCTGGCTCGTCGCGCACGCGGCCGAGCGCGGGATCGACCCGGCCCGGGTCGCCGTCGGCGGGCAGAGCGCCGGCGGGGGTCTCGCCGCGGGCCTGGTCCAGCGGCTGCACGACGAGGGCGGGCCGCAGCCGGCCGCGCAGTGGCTGTTCTGCCCCATGCTGGATGACCGCACCGCCGCGAACCGTGAGCTCGACGCGGTGCGGCACTTCGTCTGGAACAACAGCTCCAACCACGCCGGCTGGCGCGCCTACCTCGGCCAGGAGCCCGGCGGCGACGGCGTCGCGCCCTACGCCGCGCCCGCCCGGCGGGCGGACCTGTCCGGGCTGCCGCCGGCATGGATCGGGACCGGCGACATCGAGCTGTTCTTCGCCGAGGACCGCGACTACGCCCAGGCACTGACCGCCGCGGGCGTGGACTGCACCCTCGACGTCGTGCCGGGCGCCCCGCACGGCTTCGAGTCGCTCGCCGCGAGCACCGACCTCGCCCGGCGCTACGTCGCCCGCTCCCGCGACTGGCTCGCTCGCCAGGTCGCACCCGACCCCGGCACGGCCGGGGCATAA
- a CDS encoding SDR family NAD(P)-dependent oxidoreductase, which yields MSPTAIVTGGAGGMGLATARIMGRDHRVVVADLDRDRVEAAAAGLRADGVDAVPAVCDITDRASVAALFATARAAGDLRAVVYTAGVSPQMGDAAAIVRINALGTVHLTRAALDAAAEGFALVNVASIAGHMLPSVLHPTRTYRLALTDPARFVEKLTARANLGPASGRPGSAYASSKSFVIWYTRRMAGAFGAKGARVLSVSPGTFDTAIGRLEEKSGSGRLVDYAALRRYGRPEEIAEHLAFCASTRPGYLTGTDILCDGGTRAGMGLKGMIAMARGS from the coding sequence GTGAGCCCGACGGCGATCGTCACCGGCGGCGCCGGCGGCATGGGCCTGGCCACCGCGCGGATCATGGGGCGGGACCACCGCGTCGTCGTCGCCGACCTGGACCGGGACCGCGTCGAGGCCGCCGCCGCGGGGCTGCGGGCCGACGGCGTCGACGCCGTCCCCGCCGTCTGCGACATCACCGACCGGGCATCGGTCGCCGCCCTGTTCGCCACTGCCCGCGCGGCCGGTGACCTGCGGGCGGTCGTGTACACGGCCGGCGTCAGCCCGCAGATGGGCGACGCCGCCGCGATCGTCCGGATCAACGCGCTGGGCACCGTCCACCTCACCCGGGCGGCCCTCGACGCGGCGGCCGAGGGGTTCGCGCTCGTCAACGTCGCCTCCATCGCCGGGCACATGCTGCCGTCGGTCCTGCACCCGACCCGCACCTACCGCCTCGCCCTCACCGACCCGGCCCGCTTCGTCGAGAAGCTCACCGCGAGGGCGAACCTCGGCCCGGCGTCGGGCCGCCCCGGGTCCGCCTACGCCTCTAGCAAGAGCTTCGTCATCTGGTACACCCGGCGGATGGCCGGCGCGTTCGGGGCGAAGGGAGCGCGCGTCCTGTCCGTCTCCCCCGGCACCTTCGACACCGCCATTGGACGGCTCGAGGAGAAGAGCGGCTCGGGCCGGCTGGTCGACTACGCCGCGCTCAGGCGCTACGGCCGTCCCGAGGAGATCGCCGAGCACCTCGCCTTCTGCGCCAGCACCCGGCCCGGCTACCTCACCGGCACCGACATCCTCTGCGACGGCGGCACCCGCGCCGGGATGGGCCTGAAGGGCATGATCGCCATGGCGCGGGGGAGCTGA
- a CDS encoding helix-turn-helix domain-containing protein, protein MAGDHRETDQARRTETDQARRTETDQARRTERDQARRIDLVRHRPAPALAGLVAGVVGMSERAPGVVRRRQPAGTLLPLVVSFGNPLTVDALADGTGAGRSYRSFLAGISTGHASTRFDGGQDCVQVYLTPLGARRVLGVPGSEVARRVVAADDVVPGLAALADRLAAAATWAERFALVEDALVRQVARADGVPPAWVARLWRQIRASGGQARIGDLVAETGWSHRHVTTVFRAEVGLTPKQAAGVVRFEAATADLGRLPVAEIAARHGYADQSHLTRDVVRYAGEPPAALAAARRPTPWTALGRAPAAPGPAAGVGRQPAGRPAGRPGRS, encoded by the coding sequence ATGGCCGGGGATCACCGCGAGACGGACCAGGCCCGCCGCACCGAGACGGACCAGGCCCGCCGCACCGAGACGGACCAGGCCCGCCGCACCGAGAGGGACCAGGCCCGCCGGATCGACCTCGTCCGGCACCGCCCCGCACCGGCGCTCGCCGGGCTGGTGGCCGGCGTGGTGGGGATGTCCGAGCGCGCGCCGGGCGTCGTCCGCCGCCGGCAGCCGGCCGGGACCCTGCTGCCCCTGGTGGTCTCGTTCGGCAACCCCCTGACGGTCGACGCGCTCGCGGACGGCACCGGCGCCGGCCGGTCCTACCGGTCGTTCCTCGCCGGGATATCCACCGGCCACGCGAGCACCCGGTTCGACGGCGGCCAGGACTGCGTGCAGGTCTACCTCACCCCGCTCGGGGCCCGCCGGGTCCTCGGCGTCCCGGGCAGCGAGGTGGCACGCCGGGTGGTGGCGGCGGACGACGTCGTCCCGGGGCTGGCCGCCCTGGCCGACCGCCTCGCGGCCGCGGCCACCTGGGCCGAACGGTTCGCGCTGGTCGAGGACGCGCTCGTCCGGCAGGTGGCACGCGCCGACGGCGTGCCCCCGGCCTGGGTGGCACGGCTGTGGCGGCAGATCCGGGCCAGCGGCGGGCAGGCCCGGATCGGCGACCTCGTCGCCGAGACCGGCTGGAGCCACCGGCACGTCACGACGGTGTTCCGGGCGGAGGTGGGCCTGACGCCCAAGCAGGCGGCCGGCGTCGTCCGCTTCGAGGCGGCGACCGCCGACCTCGGCCGGCTGCCGGTGGCCGAGATCGCCGCCCGGCACGGCTACGCCGACCAGAGCCACCTGACCCGCGACGTCGTCCGGTACGCCGGCGAGCCGCCGGCCGCCCTCGCCGCCGCCCGGCGGCCCACGCCGTGGACCGCCCTGGGCCGGGCGCCCGCCGCCCCGGGCCCCGCGGCCGGCGTCGGGCGGCAGCCGGCGGGGAGGCCGGCGGGCCGGCCCGGGCGCAGCTGA
- a CDS encoding dihydrofolate reductase family protein: protein MRRLVVIEFLTVDGVMQGLGSPEEDTDGGFTHGGWGRPYAAAVHEAVDAGGPDRTSAYLFGRRTYEKMAAYWPYQPDDVPMARRLNQAPKYVATRTLTRLDWAGAHVLDGELGAAVGRLKADGEGDLAVLGSGALVHQLMLLDLVDELRLFVHPLLLGTGKRLFRDLPRPRRLRLTAAGTTSLGTLVLGYEVSGQPVGPAGAEAETATR, encoded by the coding sequence ATGCGACGACTGGTTGTCATCGAGTTCCTCACCGTCGACGGCGTCATGCAGGGCCTCGGCTCGCCCGAGGAGGACACCGACGGCGGGTTCACCCACGGCGGCTGGGGCCGGCCCTACGCGGCGGCCGTCCACGAGGCCGTCGACGCCGGCGGCCCGGACCGCACCTCGGCCTATCTCTTCGGCCGGCGCACCTACGAGAAGATGGCGGCGTACTGGCCGTACCAGCCCGACGACGTCCCGATGGCGCGCCGGCTCAACCAGGCGCCGAAGTACGTCGCGACCCGCACCCTCACCCGGCTGGACTGGGCCGGTGCGCACGTCCTGGACGGCGAGCTCGGGGCCGCCGTCGGGCGGCTCAAGGCCGACGGCGAGGGGGACCTGGCCGTGCTCGGCAGCGGCGCGCTCGTGCACCAGCTGATGCTGCTCGACCTCGTCGACGAGCTCCGGCTGTTCGTCCACCCGCTGCTCCTCGGCACCGGCAAGCGGCTGTTCCGCGACCTGCCCCGGCCCCGGCGGCTCCGGCTCACGGCGGCGGGGACCACCAGCCTGGGCACGCTGGTCCTCGGGTACGAGGTGTCCGGCCAGCCGGTCGGGCCGGCGGGGGCGGAGGCGGAGACCGCGACCCGGTGA
- a CDS encoding D-glucuronyl C5-epimerase family protein, which translates to MKRTLPALILVAALLAGCSSSLPAPGDAVADVPDYAMTGAEPRAITPEPYARTPETVLPLEDPDRPVDGAGVLQVTWPDQAGPIYHPVSLAHYALYMLESYRTTGTREYLDRAVANAEALLDGAEERAGALWFPYGFDYQLHDDEAQTLTAPWYSGMAQGQALSLFVRLHAETDDDRWTDAADATARTFDARPGEGGPWFAHVVDGHLWFEEYVDDAVAPTQVVNGHIYAAFGLYDYATRTGDPDAAQLFDGAATTVAETFDTYRLPGGLSYYCAAQYCIDTDWRPPNYHRGVTKQFESLALMTGRGVFLEQAASFRADYAASGASA; encoded by the coding sequence GTGAAACGGACCCTGCCCGCCCTGATACTGGTCGCTGCCCTGCTGGCCGGGTGCAGCAGCAGCCTGCCCGCCCCGGGTGACGCGGTGGCCGACGTCCCGGACTACGCGATGACCGGCGCCGAGCCGCGGGCGATCACCCCGGAGCCCTACGCCCGGACCCCCGAGACCGTCCTGCCGCTGGAGGACCCAGACCGGCCCGTCGACGGTGCCGGGGTGCTGCAGGTGACATGGCCGGACCAGGCCGGGCCGATCTACCACCCGGTGTCCCTGGCCCACTATGCCTTGTACATGCTCGAGTCCTACCGGACCACCGGCACCAGGGAGTACCTCGACCGGGCGGTCGCCAACGCCGAGGCGCTGCTGGACGGGGCCGAGGAGCGGGCCGGCGCGCTCTGGTTCCCCTACGGCTTCGACTACCAACTCCACGACGACGAGGCCCAGACCCTCACCGCGCCGTGGTACTCCGGGATGGCGCAGGGCCAAGCCCTCTCGCTGTTCGTGCGCCTGCACGCCGAGACCGACGACGACCGGTGGACGGACGCCGCGGACGCCACGGCCAGGACCTTCGACGCACGCCCGGGCGAGGGCGGCCCGTGGTTCGCCCACGTCGTCGACGGGCACCTGTGGTTCGAGGAGTACGTCGACGACGCGGTGGCGCCGACCCAGGTCGTCAACGGGCACATCTACGCCGCGTTCGGCCTCTACGACTACGCCACGCGCACCGGTGACCCGGACGCTGCGCAGCTGTTCGACGGCGCGGCGACCACGGTCGCCGAGACCTTCGACACCTACCGGCTCCCGGGTGGGCTGTCGTACTACTGCGCGGCCCAGTACTGCATCGACACCGACTGGCGTCCCCCGAACTACCACCGCGGTGTCACGAAGCAGTTCGAGTCGCTGGCCCTCATGACCGGCCGCGGCGTGTTCCTCGAGCAGGCCGCATCGTTCCGCGCCGACTATGCCGCCTCTGGGGCGAGCGCCTAG